The sequence TAGAGGCAAGCACATGGGACCCATGTTATAGACAGTGTTGCCTCTACACACTTTCGATGCTCTTACTGAACGAAACAAATATGCCCCATGGTGACGGAAAATCTAAAGTGACATGACCTTCCAACATGCTTTTCGCTAGCCTCAATTGCTATACCATCTGCATATGGTAATACGAAGAAACCGGATCGAGCATTATGTTTTTCTTTATAAGAGTTTAGTCTATTCCTATCCTCCTTTTTTGATAAAATAATTGCTAACCAATCAACCATCGGTGGAAAGACCCAAAAGTAATTAATAACTATGCAAAATATTCAATTAATAAGATCTTCCCACCTTCCAAACAGGCATTTGGTAGAAGAACCTCACTGCAATGACGCACACGAAATTTTTCATATAAGAAAACCCTAGAAGGCTCACCGTGAAGTGTTGTTTGTGCAGAGTCTTCTCCCAGTCCAATGTATACCATACCTGCTTGCAAGGGGCAGGATGCAACGCCATGGACGCAAGACATGTCATGTCATCCCAATACATTGTAATTCCTTCAGGTTACATCATgatccatatactccctccgtccgaaaatacttgtcatcaaaatggataaaaaaaatgtatctaaaactaaaatacgtctagatacatctccttttatccatttgaatgacaagtattttcggacggagggagtattatataatcatggcaaattttaacatggtccctcttaccccctctttttacatatgaggtaagaaggtaagagttaatcaGGCTACCAACTAATGTGATCAACGATTCAGATCTATTTCATACTCTTACCTCTCATATGAAAAAATGAGGTAAGAGGGACCATATTAAAACTGTTAAGTCTATGAACTCACCTTATGGAGTATCATATTCTGAAGCAAACAGGCTAACCACACCGTAGACCGGATAGAGGAATTAAACACGGTTGGTTCGCATGTCCGATTAGTATAGCAATGGGATTCCTAATCTTAGTCCGTTACAGTTAGATATTAAACATCGTTGTTATTTGGACCGTAAATGCGTACCGTACAAACTCTAGCACGACTCAACTCAAGCCCAGATTCCCCCATCCTCCACCGTAAATAGACCGCTTTTTACCGGACAAGGGTGAGAGCGAACCCGGGACTGCTCGAGCAAACCCTTCGTCGCGACCCCATCCAGCCTCTATCccagttcttcttcttcgtccaggGGTTACTACTCGCCGAGGCCCCGATGTCCCATTCAAGTTTCTCCATGTCACGCCCACCTCGTCATGGGAAGAGCAACGGCAGGGCGGGAAGAGCAGCGGCGGCCGCCATTCCCCTTCATAGACATGTGGTGctggcgctggatacccatggagcCTTGATCTCCCACTACTCCACAAGCAACCTGCCACGAAGGAGCAAGGACGACGTTGCGCAAGTAGTAGCGGTGACGGCCGATTGCATTCCATCCTTGAGGTAGCGTTTTTTCCATGGATCCAAATTCCGATCTTCGTGATTTCTACTGCATGCGCGTAATATGCTTCAAATTCCGAATGTTGAGATTTTTTCTTAATGTTTGTAGTTAAAAAAACAAATCTAAAgattttttttatgatttttcaaagtttaacaCACATCTATAGTACAGTAGGGATGAAAGTTGTAAAAAAGACATTAATGTATTCAATAACAAATTGCCAGTTTAAACAAAATAGAGTAAAGAATACACGCATACACCTCGCTGTCACTTTACTCTTTACCATGTACATCGCTCCTTTTTTGATTTACCATTTACGAGTACGTCATTGGAAACAGAAAGAAATGTGACCTCATTGATGGTGCTGCCAGTCTGGCCAGAAGGGCCCACTAAATTCATAGAGGGTCAAGCgtatagctggccaaatgggccgggCCGGCCCGGCCTATCTTAATCGTGCCTGGCACTACCCGGCCCGCCGAGGCACGATGATTATACGGGCCGTGCCGGCCCGTGTGCTGCAACCTGCAACCCAGACACGGCCCAACTGCTAATCGGGCTGCCCCCCCGGCACGCCAGGCTCATTAGTCTGCCTGCTATTTGGCGCACTGGGCGTTTTTAGCCTATTTTTATATGTTAGACCATATAgagatatatataaaaaaagataaTCAGGTCGTGTCGTGCCGGCCCGCATGCTCAGCCCAgggcgtgccgcgtgccgggcTCAGCCCGTTTAGCCTGTGCCTGGCCCATGGCGGGCCGTGGCGGGCGTGCTcgcgggccggcctggttggcacggcccatttggccagctatagTCAAGCGAGTTCCCAGTTGACTCTTGGACTTTCCTTCGCTCCCCTTCGGCCGTCCCCACCCCCCAGTCCGCCTCGGCGCCTCCCCTGCCCTCCGCGACAGCGCTCCCCTCGGCCCTCACCCCCCTCCGCCGAAGCTCGCCACCCCAGAGAAATTTCTCCCCATCAGCCCCGCCGTCGGCTTCTTCTCCCCCGTTGCACTGGACTGGCGTGGAGTCGATTCGGTAGGTTTGCTGGCGACGAACCCTAACCGGCTCGCGTTCTGTTCGCGGTAATCCGGGTATTCATTTTTTCTCCAACGCGTTCAGTTTCTTGCGGGCTCGCGTGGCGGCCAACCTTCCAAGAGTTTCCGGCGGCGTTCGGCTGGGCATTGAGGAACCATGCTCAACGTCAAGTCCGAACCTGCAACTGCAATGGATGCAGTGGGGTGAGCCAATTTTGCCTTTTAATGTCTGAAAGCGGCAATGTGCACAACGGGAGGAGCACACCATTCAGTTTTATGGTTTTCCTCCAAATTTGCTTTCTCCACTTCAGCATATGGAGTTCTCTAGAGTACAAGAAGGATGCCATTTTAGACTTCATGCCTATGCGCTTTATGTTTTGTTCAATTTTGATCCTTCAGAATTCAGATGTACATAAACCCATGCTGGAGAAGTTAATTTTTTAAATTTTGACTAGGTAGGAGTAACATGGTGAATGAGGATAGAATGCATTTTATGTCACTTGTAACGAGTGTCTGTCAGTCGTTCGACGCGGTTTTGTCTTGAGTGGCCGGTTGTTTCGGCCTACTCTTAGGTTTGTAATTAATATTCATTCTATCAATGCATCGAGACGCAAGCTTTGCATTTTCTGGGAGAGAAAAAAAGAGTAACGCGGTgaattgttttcctgacaataaatTGTAAGCGCAGATTAAATTTGAACACAAGACCAAAGGCAGATTAAATTGTTCCATAGATATAGTACTTTGCAACCAAGTTGTGAAGTTGAGTCTATCTTCTGAAAAAGGACAGCCTGCATTTTTGCTCACAGATACCATTCCGTAGGTCTGTGCTGGACTTAGTTTCGAGTCACTCAGGATGTTATGCTTTACTATCATTTGAAATGGCATATTGCTTCTTTTTTGCGAGTGGAACTGCCATACTACTTCTTTTTGCGAGAAGAAGTGGCATATAACTTTACTAGACCTAGAATAATAAGGCAAAACAATGACAGAATGAAGGAGGCTTTGGTTCTTATGTTTCAGACAGTCATGTGCTTTCTTTATATCCTAATTAATCTGAACATGCCACCTCTATTCCATCTACTATTTTCTTTGCCATAAATATTTGAACCTTTCATATTGGGAATCTCGCACCATTAAAAGTCTTAGACAAACTAAATACACATGGGCTTCGAAAAAGACAAATCGATACTTCCACACCACCTCAGGGCCAAATTGATCATGAattttgaacatctacatgttTGCCCATCCTTGACAGAGCACAGTTACTCATTTGTTACAGAATTTATCTTCTTCTCGTTGTTGCTGTAAGATATCATGAAACATGATAGTAAGTTCTTTGCATTCTCATGTGCAGTAAGTCGAAAATCGAGGAGCATGAACAGAAGGTAAACGGATACCAAGCTGAACTTGCAGCCCGCATTAAGGCCAAATACTTCTCTAATAAGGCTTTTGACGGAGGTACTTCTGAAGTCTTCATCTTCATGCATTAAATAGATTCACCTTTTTAGATTTAATCACCTAGTATTCTGTACTTTTTTGAACTTGTTTTGATGTTAGATAGGCCATTCTTTTCGCCTGGTCTTGTAGCAGTTGCCATTTGTTCACAATGTATCAAGTTGCTTTAAAAAAAATTTGGATGAAATAAGTAGAAGGAATTAAACCTCGTAGTTGTATTGTTTAAGTTTTCTTCAGTGTGGGTAGGACAAAAAGCATCCTACATATTAGTTGCTATCTGCTCCACAATTAAGTTAAGGGCAGAATTCTGTTGCAAATTTTACGCCTTTTAAAATCCAGTTATATCATTGTATAAAGTGGACAACAGACATTGGGTAGTACATGTTGAATTGAAAAACATTCAGGTTTCATCGCATCAATGAAAACATGGTTTCTAATCAACATCTACCAGAATTTTAAATACCGCAAGCCTTGGGGCCAGAGCTCCATACCAATAAGCACACAACCTCTGCATCAGGCGTCGCATCTTGATGGTTGATCTCGAAATATAATGATGTTTCATGTTTCTACTTGTTTATTTTCTAATGTACGACTTCCAAGTATGTAGATTGTAGAGGCAGGGTTGATTTAAGCTCATCTGATTTCGAGTGAGTTACTTGGTTCATATTAAAAATGAAAAAATACGGCCTGTCTTGTTGTTTAGCTGCCTGGTAATAAGGAAATAACTTGCGTGTTTTCATTCACATGTCAGCCAGATATCAATAACTGAAAATCTGATCCATTATTTTGAAATATCTCTACCAAAGGTCACATTTTAATTGTTAAATTAGCTAACTTACTACCAGTAACCCTGAGTTTCAACAAGAAGTCAAGAGCCATGGGTCCGCGGCTATGTTTTTGCCAATGAGTGATATCTCCCACATGATATTTTGCATATATGGTATGAACTTTGATTGTAATTATTTATGCGCAAGTACATGCTATATTTGATCTTCATGCCTAGTTTGTCACTCCATATTGACAATGATCCATTTGTTTCTTAGTATGGGGCCATGTTACTTAGTCAGCAATTCAGCATTGAGTAGTCATGGTCATGGTATATGGTTATTGATTACACTTTGTGAATTGACCCTTTTATTTAACAAGTGACTTGATCAACATGTTGAAGCACTACGGTTCTATGGTTATGGGAACATACTAATGAAAATTGTTAAGAATAGCTACATACTTTATGGTCACATTTTCTGATAAGCTGCCATTTCCTTTTTGAATTTCCATATACTTTACTAGTGTCCACTAGCAGACTCCTACTTAAATGAATTCTCAGGGGGAAAGaggataaaagaagtgactttaTGGAATGGGACATCTCATTACTGAGGTGGCCTTTTAGGTCAATTTGCATATTTGCCTTTTTCAGAACTCAGTACTGAACACTGGTACAGCAGCTAGTCTGCAAACTTGTCTAAATGAATGATAATTATGTTCACATTTCCTGATTATTATTAAGTATAAGCTGGCCCTTCTTTTGCTATTAGACCATGTCAACGTTCAGTTCCTCATCTTTGTTGTGTTAATAGGAAAAatctttgaagaagaaactattgtTGAAGGTGAAACCATCCGTTCAAGTAGGTGTGTTTTCTGTGTGCTTTTGTGTAAATATCTCAAAGTTGAATATTGCATTCATCTCCATTGTTCATTTGTAGGTGGCCATGTACAAGTTCGTACGCGGACCCGGTAAATTTTCTCCGAGAGAAGAATAGCCATGAGAAGAGGGATTCTCCATCTTAAGCAGCAGAATCCTCTGCTAAGAACGATTCTCCATCTGTGGTAGCTGAAGCTTCACCAAAGAATAATGAAGGTGTTTTGGCAACAGAAAACAATCTAACACCTGGCAAGAGAGAGGCATCAAAGGAGACCTGATGGGATAACAGCAGTCTAGTGGGTTGTTGTATGTTCTTCTCACGCCTGAAGACATGCAACAACCCGAAGCATGCAAGTTATCATATAATAAAAAGTTAAAAACCTGTCCAGCAGATGTATGTCGGCGATGCTTGATTCATTTCGTTGAACCAGTTTCAGCAGCATGTGTTGTTTACAATTTGTTGCCTTAAGTCTTAAGGTATATGCTACCTGAGGCATGCAAGTTATCTTTTAAAAATAACCTGCCCTGCATGTTAGGCGATGCTAGATTCATTTCATCGGATCTTTTTTCAGCAGCatttgttgcgaacaatgattgtACTATGCACTTTGAATTTAATTTTTTTATATCAAAATGGGAAGCATGCAGGTAATGTTTCACTGTAGTGTTTACTATTGGTCATCTCGGTTCTTCGTTGAACACCCTTCATCTCTTGTTTATGTCTAAATTTGAGCACTTGCCTTTTCCTTTCCCTGATTTACCTGTGCACTGTGCTAGCAATTGTTCTTATCTACATAACCATAGACAGAACTGGATATACATAGGCAACACCCGAAAGTTAACTCTATTTAAACAGCTTTTTGAGGTAATGCAGTTCCTTCCTGTTCTTGTCCTGTTAGATGaaagctccatcatcaccaccgcaaAGACAGTATATTGTGCTTGTCCCCGGCTGTCCACCCAACCCAAGTAAGTATATTATGTGCCAAAGCTCTTGCTTTTTGAAGCAATTCAGGCCACTTTTGCAGGGTCCCTGTGACGTGAGCACCTCGCACTGGTCCATGCCTTTCCGTTTTGTATTCACACGCTCACGCAGGCTTGGACACTTGATTTGATGACAGCTTGCCAACTGCAGATTTGCAATGCACCTGAATCCTGTTAATTTTGGTATGGTTTTTGGTTCTATATTCTCTGCCATGTTACTGCATAATTTTCATATTAAATCTTGGCACCTACATACAAATTTGACTTCTGTTTTTTTGATTCAAGACTCTGCACACTTTTGTTTAGGATTTTGTATCTTCGACACTTGCCACTGAAAGGGCGCATAATGATGCAAAACTGTTTTATACCCTGATTTGGGATATCTGAATCTTCCATGAGCTCACTGGATTTGGCACGTAAGCCTTATTATCAGTTCCTTATTTGCGTGTGAGATCATTTAGCTCTGTTTTTAGGGGAATTTAGCCTTGTTTCAGATTTCAGCAGTTTCATAATTTAGCTTATAGTTTTTTCCGCTGAAGTTAAAACAAGGGTCTGGTTTGTCGCAACTCTTAGGCACACAGTCACTGAATTTTTTGGGGGTAAAACTCAAGATAACATGAATTAATCCAAACAATCGGGTCCCCTGTTTTTCATGGAAATACAACTTTGTTGCAAGTACAGGGCATTAGTCCACTCGTCAGTCGCCACATCATTATCAGTGGAAAGCGTCTTTTTTTTCTTTGGAAGAAGAAACCAATGGTACtagtataacgcccgtgcgttgccacgggctcttcaaaatttataatcagtatctttcatttatcatcccctcatattaggtgattatggggtgctctaattagaaacacaacaatcaaatattaggaaatttcaccgaacgaacaacaacgaataatacgatatctatcaaacgaataaaatgaggtcatatttttggtccgtcatgcacttctgttgaaaagtgcctatcccttttagaatcaacccactgtttgctcgcacgcaaaaaaaatacatctctaaagtggggaaccgatcggtgccaaaaagaactcaaactcctatccaatctcgacttcgtgctcttccacttccattgataaagatgggacgtcaagggtttcatcatgatgacctcgagcagccgccgacatccctccccacatctacccctaccccctgctgccgcttgcactgtccttgctcctcgagggagctagggacacaatgttctctaggatgggcatgaccagatccacgaggaggccacattcttccatgggaacccaaccaagcacaccaccctccgcaaccatctaatcccagcctaacaaagtcaagacccgccatcgatccacaaatcaggctcgccgcatccaggttcactgcaagtctgcgacgagtctgtagtcgacatcttgactttggctatcgccacggaagaatcatcggatcctgcttacttttaccatcacttcgtctcttcccaaggcagcgacaccacccagccaatcaccaccaccgcttgcggcttgcctacataaaatcatgagaaatctccacggcggtgctgtaagatcaccttggcgacctcgacagtgaccgattggtctaagatctaagctagccgctctttgtagaaaccaatagaagtaggcatgtgactcagatttgttctttggtgtgcatgcgtttcttgctgcccaccagctcttgtctacaactcgcctatctttgtaccagctcttggtctacaactcgcctatctccatgctcgagaCGACCAAGCTCGATGCGCAAGCCGCATACGTCTGCTAGAGCTATATCCAGGCCCTATGATTTTTGGATCACTGGCACTATGGGTGCCAGGACCGGAGTCGCCCTCATCCACGAAGTGGATCAAGGAGGTCCACCACCTAGACTCTACATCGCAACATTTTGTGTTTTCCTATAAAAAGTAAAGAACCTTCTCTAATAAACGTAAATATAACCTTTTGGTTTTATAGTCTCAACTTTCCTACACTCCAATACCAGAAGGATTTCTTGGTTTTATTTAATGACCTTCTTGAATGTCATTCACTTAGAAAGGTAGTAATACAATCTGTGATATTAAGGCAAACTATTAGTCATATTAAAGTGCAAAAGGCCCTATAGGAGTCAAAGCATGACTTTTATGGTTATACTGTAATTTGCAAGATCTGAGATTTATGCAAGTGTACAATTAGAGAAGAGCCAATTAAATAGATTTTCACATTCAGAATAGTACGATTAGCAGTAGCACTTCAATTTTTTCATGTTTGATCAGCTTGCTAGGTGGTTATCACTAAGCATGTTGGAACGATGAGCATAACCTAACTTAGTTCAGTACGTGTTGCTGCAAATTAGTTCAGTACGTACGAAGCTGTTGCTAACTTCAATGCCTGGCTGTTGCAAGTTTCTAATGAAAAAGTACTTCAGGTCAAAGGTCAGGGAATATACACTTTTGTTATCATGGTTGTTTCCTTATAGTGAACAACTTTGATCACCACTTCAGCAGCTACTATCTATAAGAAGACATTAGCTAAGTAGATACAGGCAAAGAAAGCATGTAGGCAAAACCAGAATTGAAAACATCCTTCTCAGTGGAGCTCGTGCAGTTCGGAAGACCCTAATCATCGATGAGGGACCCCTCCGATGGTAGCATGGCGTGACAATTGCCGTCAATGACGACACCCAAAGTACCTTGCACAATCCATCGATCCAGTTCGGAACAATCAAGCACATACCTTGCAAAGTGATGTGGATCTGAAGCAGAGGTGGGAAGGTAAAGGCTCAGGTGAGGTGGAATGAGACGTTGATATAGACGTACACGCATGAGAATAAGGCAGTGCCCAGGATGGATCTCGAtcggaggaggccggatccgctgggaaggaggtcgctgtagtacctgccatctgtgcgatggatcacggggctggcaggcagggggaggggataggagggagcgggtgggctagagcgcagatggcgggtgcccccgacgacggctgggaaggatggtggaggaggtggatgaggatggcggcggcggcgtctgcggttgcgcctcgtccgcagccgtgctggtggtggtcgatgcgagagccggatggcgtcggccagaatcaggcaggggcgacaaagatttagaggagagagagaatggacacccaaagtaccttgcacaatccatcgatccagtttggaacaatcaagcacataccttgtaaagtgatgtggatctgaagcagaggtgggaaggtaaaggctcaggtgaggtggaatgagacgttgatatagacgtgcacgcatgagaataaggcggtgcccaggatggatatccatcggaggaggccggatccgctggggaggaggtcgctgtagtacctgccatctgtgcgatggatcacggggctggcaggcagggggaggggataggagggagcgggtgggctagagcgcagatggcgggtgcccccgacgacggctgggaaggatggtggaggaggtggatgaggatggcggcggcggcgtctgcggttgcgcctcgttcgcagccgtgctggtggtggtcgatgcgagagccggatggcgtcggccagaatcaggcaggagcgacaaagatttagaggagagagagaatggaggcgatgatcgatgggaggaagggccaccggcgattggggtggcctcagatccgccctccgtggccgcctatttcatgggacgaacacccgtgctcaccgtcgggctcgccttcggccgctgcctcgccgacatTCACGACGTAGAGCCCCTTCCTCCGATCCCATTTGCCAGGGAGGCAGCGCCATCCTTCATCGCAGAGAACGATTCCACACTGAGATCCCAACCAGATCGTGATTGCGCCTCCCCAAACCGCAGCGGCACATCCCACTCCATCAACGACCAACCTATATGAGGCGGAGGGTCAGTGTAGGACGCGAGCGCCGTCACCATGGACGTGGGGGACGCCGTAGGTgggaaggaggcggcgacggcgtctgtgttaggaagatcgcacgacggcggcggcgtttactcgaggggatcgagaggagctgcgtttggtgccggtgggttctttggtgcgtgcgtggggctggagattgtgataggtgatcaggtgagggcgtgccatacctggatcgatagccttaccatacctggtggtaatttaaatttattgcCATAtttgatatttcccgagttatggccttaccatacctggattgatagcctttggtgtaatttaaatttattaccatataattaccatattcaaaattttctgagttatgaccttactatacctggattgatttattactatacgtggattaattatgatttattactatatgatttattactatacgtggatagccttaccatacctggtggtaatttaaatttattaccatattcgatatttcccgagttatggccttaccatacctggattgatagcctttggggtaatttaaatttattaccatataattaccatattcaaaatttcctgagttatgaccttaccatacctggattgatttattactatacgtggattaattataatttattactatatgatttattactgtacgtggatagccttaccatacctgatggtaatttaaatttattaccatattcgatatttcccgagttatggccttaccatacctggattgatagcctttggggtaatttaaatttattaccatattcaaaatttcctgagttatgaccttaccatacctggattgatttattactatacatggattaattatgattgattaccataaatacgttgggtattgccggtcagacgagaaaagagaaaaaccggtgggaggggctggtgggaggtgggacgaagaaaaaccggttgaaaataaaccggttgaaagtggggga comes from Triticum aestivum cultivar Chinese Spring chromosome 5B, IWGSC CS RefSeq v2.1, whole genome shotgun sequence and encodes:
- the LOC123112282 gene encoding uncharacterized protein isoform X1; translation: MLNVKSEPATAMDAVGKSKIEEHEQKVNGYQAELAARIKAKYFSNKAFDGGKIFEEETIVEGETIRSSRWPCTSSYADPVNFLREKNSHEKRDSPSVVAEASPKNNEGVLATENNLTPGKREASKET
- the LOC123112282 gene encoding uncharacterized protein isoform X3, whose protein sequence is MLNVKSEPATAMDAVGKSKIEEHEQKVNGYQAELAARIKAKYFSNKAFDGGKIFEEETIVEGETIRSSGHVQVRTRTR
- the LOC123112282 gene encoding uncharacterized protein isoform X2 — its product is MLNVKSEPATAMDAVGKSKIEEHEQKVNGYQAELAARIKAKYFSNKAFDGGKIFEEETIVEGETIRSSRWPCTSSYADPVNFLREKNSHEKRDSPSVVAEASPKNNEGVLATENNLTPGKREASKET